A genomic segment from Triticum dicoccoides isolate Atlit2015 ecotype Zavitan chromosome 1A, WEW_v2.0, whole genome shotgun sequence encodes:
- the LOC119268902 gene encoding vacuolar protein sorting-associated protein 2 homolog 3-like — translation MNPFAKKPTPREAIRNSKRELTNATRGIERDIGTLQQEEKRLVAEIKRTAKTGNEAATKILARQLIRLRQKISTLQGSRAQIRGIATHTQAMQANTSVSAGMQSASKAMGAMNKQMDPAKQMKVMQEFQKQSAQMDMTNEMMSDSIDNVLDDDQAEDETEELANQVLDEIGVDVASQLSPAPKGRIAGKKVQADESSELEELEQRLAALKNP, via the exons ATGAATCCCTTCGCGAAGAAGCCAACGCCGAGAG AGGCGATCAGGAACAGCAAGCGGGAGCTGACGAACGCGACAAGAG GTATTGAGAGGGACATTGGGACATTACAGCAAGAG GAAAAGAGACTGGTTGCTGAAATCAAAAGGACTGCAAAAACTGGCAATGAG GCGGCAACTAAAATTCTGGCCCGTCAACTGATCAGGTTAAGACAGAAAATATCTACTTTACAAGGTAGCCGAGCTCAGATTCGTGGCATTGCGACACACACACAG GCGATGCAGGCCAACACTTCAGTCTCTGCTGGCATGCAGAGTGCGAGTAAAGCGATGGGAGCTATGAACAAG CAAATGGATCCCGCCAAGCAAATGAAGGTAATGCAAGAGTTCCAAAAGCAGTCAGCACAAATGGATATGACG AACGAGATGATGTCTGACTCAATCGACAATGTCTTAGACGATGATCAGGCTGAGGATGAAACTGAAGAGCTTGCTAACCAG GTGCTCGACGAGATTGGTGTTGACGTTGCCTCACAG TTATCCCCGGCTCCCAAAGGAAGAATTGCTGGAAAGAAGGTTCAGGCTGATGAGAG